Sequence from the Drosophila subpulchrella strain 33 F10 #4 breed RU33 chromosome 3R, RU_Dsub_v1.1 Primary Assembly, whole genome shotgun sequence genome:
AAGCATCCTGAAGATGTGGTGATAATAGGATTATTTTAGGGATGAAAATAGTTTTATTTCACATATTAGACTGATGAAAATGCATATGATAAATACATACaaaattagaaaaatattttttttgaatacCCTTTAATAACCAGATTTTTATCAGTGCATTTCTCGTTGGCTCGGCACATCATGTGGCTGATATGCGCGGCTCCTTGACAGGCGTTTTTGTTCGCTCTGGCTCGACTCGGtttggccagccgtttgacaACAACTTTCACAAACTTTTGCCAGCGATCGCGATTCTTATTACAGAATCAGGTGCGGGACTCTCACTCTCTCTTTGAGTCACTGAACTGGCCACCATCAACTTGCAACTTGGGGCACGTTCGGTTGACAGTAAAAGTAAAGCCGCGCTGGAAAAGTGAACGCAATCGAAGGCGACCCACTTCCCGATCCCAACAATAAGTCGCCCAGATCTTTATCTGCATCTCTATCTTTTTTCGACGCGGGGAGATGGGGGGACGCTGCttccatatacatatatttttgggAAATCTGTGGAGAAAAGTGGGTGGCCCACAGCCAGCAGCGACCGTCCACTGTCCACTGTCTTCTTTTGGGTGTCGAGTGCCAGTCGTAGAAACAGAAATCGAACCGAAAAACTGGCCGGACAAACGCACACGCAAAATaaaccaaaagtggcccaaacgagcCATTGGCGTGACTTAATGATGCATAAATAAACGAGCCTCCAACTACCAGACTGGGCTTGGTTCGGGCTTGGGGTCCACAgaaagatacagatactaaTACACAGGGAAAATAATTCTTGAAAAAAAGAATTTCCACCCTAGGACGATTCAATCATGAGATATACTTCATTGAAGTTGTAAGAACATTTATGTTCAAAGATTAATGGTGGTAAATACTAAacttataaacattttataacAAGTTCATACGAACTAACAGATAGTATcttaaaatcaacaaaaaagttgattggaaaatatgaaatatatttgaaacagaaatgagaatcattaactggGAATTATCACCTTACGGCCTATGCCTTAATTATTTATACCACATTTTCAGATTTTTCCAGTGTACAAATCCAGCTCCCGCACGCATCTCTATCGCTTAATTGCGCACACGGCCGCTGTGGGACCAATCCAACGGATCCAATGAAAGTGAGCTGGCGATCGCCGGCGAGGGAAATGGGTAAAAACAAAAGTGAGCCGCCGCCGAGATAACCAGAATTTCCAGCCAGACTCCTCTCATCCTTTTTTGGCAGTCTGTGCAGAATTTCATCGCTTTTCACTTTTTCCTGTGGGTTGAACTTTGGCTTGAGATCGAAGAGAGAGGCTCAGGCGGTTGTAAAGATAAGATGCATTGGGAACATATTTATAGAAAGGGGTTTCAATAACATTCCTCCAACCATATCAGAAATAAGTAAATGCAAGCTTTATTGTTATCAGAACTCATTTACCTATAGATTTTCTTTAGATTATAgccttttttcactttttataGCTGGTATAATAGTAtttgtaatattatttaaggccctttaaatatgtaaataagTTGGATTAATAGAGAATTGTTTTAAAAGTACATGGCagatatattttgttttgcttaTAACAAATATTTCATGTATTAACTCCATACTTTGACCACTTTCAAGGAAACTTCACTGGCTTGGGCTTTCATTgcagatatatattttaaatcgtTCATTTCGAAATTTCGACCTTTCAGTAATACCATAGCACATACACATAAAGCACGATCAACACGAACAGCAGATGGATCAGGAAGAGCTCGATGGCCAGGGTGAACAGAGCCAGGGGCTTGAAAGCCACATAGGTGATCTGGATGAACATGGCTGTCGGAGATCTCTTGGGTCATCGGAGATCCTTACTCCTGAATGGTGAAGGTCAACTGCTTGCTGCGCGAACTCTCAAATCGATTGGGTGTGTGCATGCTGAGCATGGCTGAGATTCCGAGTCCCAGGATCCCCAGGAGCAGGGTCACCACGAAGAGTCCTGCCAGGATGGGCGCCGAAACGAATCCCACGCAATCGTAGACCTCGCCGTACTCCTGGCGTCCATTTAGCCAGGGTTGCACTTGGAAATCACTGAGGATCAAACCCTGAATCGTCTCATTTTTAGCGGGGTTCAGGAAGTGCACATTTTCCGCCGAGCAGCGATaggagaatcccagtggggcATTGGGCAGCGTGTACTCATCACCACGGGCCACCAGGACACTCTTCAGCTCCCGGTACTCCACCTCCACATTCTTCAGTGTCCAGGATCCCCGGATCAGGGAGAACTTGAAGCGCAGCGTGCACTTCTCCCCGGAGTGCATGAAGGTGATGCTCAGTCGGCCATATCCCTTGGCCCGCTGATCGTCGAAGGTGATCTGCTTGATGTGCTCCTCCAGCTTCAGGGAGTCGTTGGTCAGCCGCAGCTCCAGGGGTCCATTGAGGCTCAGCACCGCCTTGTTGCCCTCGGCCACGTAGATGAAACTGGCCTCGGTCTCCTCTCCTCCCTCCGCTGCCTTGGGTTTCTCCTTTTCCTTCTCCTTATCCTTCTCCTTTTCTTtctccttctcctcctcctcggcaGCCGGAGCCGCCTGCCTTTTGGCCAGGAAGTGGGCCTCCTCCTCGCGACTGGCCAGGATGCCCAGCACCTCCCCGCGGCCGTAGGTGTTCAAGGCTTCGTTGTAGGCCGACAGAATCTCCGAGTCATCCTCTTCTCCGTGTCCGGAGAGACTCACCACCTAAGAAATCAAAGGGTATTTATAAAAACTGGATAGAAAGGGTATGTAAGGTGGGACAtttctaaaaatgttttcttatcTAGCTcatatttctaaaaaaatttgattttctttttgatctaataatttgttttatttttagagaTAATATTATAAGCTCTAATATAATATGATCTTGTAGAAAATAAAGACTCCCACGAATACATAAAAATGCAATATTCCATAGCACATAACTCACCTCAATGTTGGCATTTAGACCAAAGGGTTCCGCTGCGAGACTCCTTTGTGGCAGATAGGTCCAGGCACCGCTCTTGACGAGATTCTGGAACCTGGGATACTTGGTGCCCTCCAGTCGATTGGTGGAGTTCCGCACGAAGACCACAATTGCCTTGGCCTCCGTGAAGAGTTGCGTCAGCGGCAGTTCCCTGCTGTTTGAGTCCACCAAGGCCTGGGACTGCAATCCGGATACCCTGGAGTGACCCCAGAAGATAAAGGGTCCAGCTATGGAGGCACTGCAGCTGCCGAGTGCCACGGACAGCAAGGTCGCAACGAGAATCAGCTGCATTCTGGAGAGTCGGCTGGAAATGTGCGTCTAACACCGAAGACGGACTGCCCTCGATTGAATTGAGGGATGTATGTATGTACTGAAAAATCGATTGGGCAAGACTCATGCGCAGAAATAAACCATAAGTGGTGGGTCTCCATGGGTGGTGGAATATGCTCGAATTCCCAGGTCAGTTCTTCTGGGTTATGAAGGGAAAGTAAATCCACCACCAAGTTAAGCACCACGTGTTTCTGAAACGTATCTTCGGTTTTTAAAATCTATGGGAAATTAATGCACAGGAATTTTAGAGTGCAGTATATTGACTAAATTTAATACCTATTAAACAACaattttgataataattaCTGTACACATAATATTTACAGGAATTAAAACATAAGAAAAGCTttcaattttacaaaaatctAGAAACTAAGCTAGTGACTACGGAATCGATTTGAGTATTTGACAAAATAACACTAGTTGTATAATTTAGAGGAACCTAAGGGCTAAGCCAATGACTACGAAAGCTAACACAAAAGGCTTTGGTTCGGCTGGAGCTGAGCTTTTGGAATAAAAGCTACCCCTGAAGTTCTTGGTTCCTATTGtaaagatataatatattatttatgattCCAGCCTCCATATCAAAACTACTTACGTTTCTCATTGGTATCCCTTACACCACAGGTGCGATATGAGATGGTCGACTTTCTCTTTTGGTTCACATAACCTGGAATGAACAGACTAGGGGCATCCAGTCTCCCGGCGGCTATCAATCGTGACATATCCAACTCCAATCGGTGGGCCAGAGGTCCCTTAAAGTGGATGATCATCTGGATGCAAGCGCCACCATGAAGTTCCTTGGTCTTTCGGGCATCCACATCCAACATCCACTCTGGAATACCCATCACGGTTCTTAACTCCTCCAGAAACTGGGCACTAAATAATGTATTTTATCAGGCATTACTTATTTAGGTACAATTGGTATAGATTAATATATACTTACACCACAAATCGAGGTGGCTTTTGCAGGTTTATGTATTTAATGACATTGTGATCGGGCTCTATATTTGCACAGGCGAACCTCTCGTGGGAATTATCAGGCCCAAAGATCACAATAGAACGGCCAATGGCTCCTACAGGAGCTTCCAAGGGGAAGTTGGAGTCAGTGAGGACTACTCTTTCGCCTCCAAGATCTAGATATATAAGTCATTAACAATTTTgaaactgtttttttttaaaaaaagatttaagaTCCCTTACCTATAGTTCCCAAACGCGCTCCGACATCGCCAACGTAGCAGCGCAAAGGATTATCCGGACTGCACTCCTGTTCATAGAGATCCAGCTACAGAAGAGATTCttattaaaatttgaaaatccCTTAGTATAATTTGAGAACAAACATTTAAAGGATCTGCCAGTTGTGTGTAGTATGGGTTCCAAACGTATCCTCCAGCTACACATCGTGTATTGGTGGGTTTTACGGCTGCATCCACGCCCACGGGATTAACGAAGATCTGCCAGTTGTGGTTTCTCGTCGAGTTCCTATCGTTTTTGCCCGGATGGCGCAACTTAACTTCAATCACCGTCTCCGATTGGCTACCATCATTGTGTATCAACTGAGTCATCTTTATATAACCATAGGCATATCCCGTGGGATGATGGAAGGAGGCAATGGCTCTGAGTTCCCTAGCCTCACTGGGACTATAACCACGCTCTAGGGTACTAAGATAAGAGGTTTAAATACAAGAAAGTCTGGGAAGAAAGAAAGTATCTCACCTGCAGGCCCAACGCGCATTCTTCTGTTTCTTCTGAATAACCACAGATCTTCCAATGATGCTGTTATAGCCAAAGAGCGGAAGATTAGTGTCATTGTAGGCATCCTCGAACTGGGTGACTCCCTCAAGACCACCAAACTTTCCACTCAGATCTCCCATCTCGTACTGATCGGTTGTTCCCCTTTTGGAGGGCGGTGATGATTTGGGATTGACTTCGAAAGGATTCCAGTGGCCATATAAAGTGGAAGCTTCGCAGGGAAAAGCCAGATTGGCTTCCACTGGGGTCTGGAATTAGGAATTTTGTAAATCTTAAAGATTCTGATCAGATATTCAAAAATACTTACCCTGTGTATATGATATCCTGTATTATCCTGCAATCCCTTGAGCTGCACCTCCACATTGCTGACATCGTACTCCGATTGCTGGGTAATCTCCACACGACCACTAACAGTCAGGGGATCTCCATTGGCATACCACTCCTTGGCCACCACTTTCCGCCGGAAATGTCCAATCACCGCGGAGCAGGCCAATCTCTCCCCTCTTGCTTTGGGACCACTATCCTCATAAATAACCAGGGACTTACCGAGGATTGAGTGCCTTCCAGAGAGCGGCAGATTACCATCTACAAACATCCTTCGGCTTATTTTCTGGGCCACCCTTCTTCCTCCAGCGATGGTTAAGGTTCCCGATCTAGCATCCATGGCTCCCATTCGGCACATAGAGGGTAAGCTGGGTTGGCACAAGTCATCTACACTGCGATTGCCCCAGTCCACTCGGAAGGGATTGAAGACAGGTCCTGCGGAGATGCACCTCTGCTGCCAGTCGTAGAAGTCCTTTCCAGGTGCATTGCTGTGGATTGCCCAACGATGATCATGGGTGGTATTCTGGGTGGAACCATCCGCCTGGATGAGGTACTCAAAGAGCACGGTGGTATCCTGCCAGGGCTGCTCCGCCGGCTGCCGGAAGATCACACGACCCACCACTGGGTAACGGAAAAGAACCTGAAAATCATaaagaaagattacattgaaTAACGAATACAATGCATTATTTTACTAACCTGAGCTGTAACCATGTTCTGCTGATATATACCATTCCTTTGATATTGTCCCAGGCTGGAACAACCCCAGATCATCTGGGTAATCTTGGAAACATCAGTTCGATTGAAGGTGTAGATGACCAGGCTCCTTTGGTCTATGCTATGCCGCCCCTGAAGGGGCAGGAAGACATCCcagtagaggccattcaactCGGAGCTCGTTCCTGGCAAGACATACTGATGGAAGTAACCCTTATTGCGACCCTGCAGTTTCCCCGAGAGATCGCCCAGGGGATACTGCTCCTGGGTTCCATAGCCAGGAGGTGGTATGTTATCATTTATATTCCGCGGATTATGCATCTCCCCGGTGGTCCAACAGTAGTCCTCGTGACCCATCCTCTGGGGCACTGGTGGCAGGCTGTGAATCCGGAAGGCGGCCACATCTTCGGCAAACTTGCGACTCACACGCTGGGAAAGTGGGGCTCCCAAGGTGAAATTGAGGAAAGTAGGGTCGAATTTGGAGCGCTGAGTGAAGGTGACCTCTCCCTTGACTCCACCAGAGTTGATGAAAGTTCTGCGGTTGAAAAAAGTAATATAGTTACTAAAAACTCTGCTAAAAACCCATAGTTAGATCCCACTTACTTGTAAGTCAACGGTTGAACATGACGAATCTTGGTGCAAGCCAGATACGAGTCCGGATGCTGGTTATCAAAAAGTACCAGGTACAGAGTCCTATGTGGAATGGTAAGATCCGAGGGCAACAGGGCCAGCTGGGCGTCCCTGAAAACACTGCGTTGTGGCGAACGGAGGGCGTTCTTGGCCACTCCAATCCTGCCTAGTCGGGCATCCAGATCACCGATTCCCTTGCCAGCTCCACCACCCTGGGGATCGAAGACCAGCTGTAGGAAGTTGCAGTTGTCCTCCGTGCGATGGTGATCATGTTTGAAGATATCCGTCACAAAGATCTTCCAGTGATGCTGGGTGAAGGGTCCAGCTTGACTTTTATCCTCCTCCAGAGCAGGTGGTTGCTCCCTGATGTGGTAAAGATCCGAGTAGATCAACGTATCTCCCACAGCTCCCTCCGCTGGAGCCAACCAACGTAAGTGGACAGATCCCGCTACGGGTGTGTTGAAACGAGCCTCCGCCATATGCTCTACGGAACTTTGGATGGTGGTGATGGTGGCGCAAATCCGGAAATTAGAGTTAACCTCCGTGAGAACCAGCGACTTGCCCCAAATCCCTCGGTCTCCAATCAGCTGCATGTTGCGCTCCCAGGTGGAAGTCTCATTTCCAGGTAGCACCAGGTACTCCAGGTCCTCATCGAAGGATAAAACTTGGGATCCCAAGCGACTTAGCTCGCAGCGCTCTTCGGGATCGGTATTGGAGTAGTCCACTGGGAATCTGCGTACTGCCCAACTCCACACCTGGTCGGGATACTGCAGAGTGGCCTCCAGATTGGCCTTGATCTCCACCGTGGTGGCATTCATTTGCCGAAAAGTAATCTCTCCATGCAGACCCCTCTGCGAGATATATGCGATCAGATGCTGTGCATCAGCTGAGAGCCACAAAAAATAGAGAGTGAGAGTGGGGAAACGAGATTATGGTGAGTTATGGTATAACAAAGGTACAgagagaaaaataataaaaaagctcaaaagaaataatatttaaattataaatttcaaaaaatttgataTAAGCTTATTTCCAAGTAAATCTTTTAAAACccagtttatttaaaatacattttttgataaaactGACTTAATTAGCTGAtcctatttttttcaatacgaaacaattttttataggtttataaaaattactaCCCAAAATTTATTTCTCATTTTTTCCAGTGCCCGCGAGAGTGTGGTGAGATATCATAGACACTGCGTGAGATACTTTCATTTTCTTCGCCACGCAAGATCTGCATACAATGCAATCGGTTCGATTCCCAGCACTTACCTCCACTTATCCATGATGCAATCCAGCAGACCGAAGTGATCCACAAAAGGTGTCCCGCTTTAGCCATAGTTCTGGTTTTCCCTCCCGGAATAACCAGATTCCGCAACAAAGTGCTTTTAAAGTGTATGTGGCAATCGCGCATGCGTGCGCCTCGAAACTCAATTGTAAACTGGTCGCTCGAaggttttggttttggccatCGACTTGGCCAAGTGTGGGGAGTTTCCCACTGCTTTGTTGGCTCCCCAGCTCCCCATCTTTATCGGTGGTTTTGTTTTGACCTGGAACTGGTTTCCGGCACGGCTCAGCTGAGTCAGATATAGTAAGGTCCATACCCCCAAAACCCCCTCCCCTGAGAAAGTCAAACTTCAATGGCTTagtagtttttttttcaagaCGACTCTTTTATGCTTTATTCCAAGATTTCGTCATCGTATCATCATCTAGTTATGTTGTATAAAAACAGTTacttgttttcttttctttttttagatTGTTTTCTGTTAATATTTCTGACCGggttaaaaaattttcagaaTTTTCTCATCTTGCCGTGTATAGCTTAATTTATACTGAAGTAAAGATTCGATTCGCATTTAACAACTTGTTGCATGTTGCATTTTGAAATGGATTGGTGTGTATGTAGTGTGTGGTGTGTGCTCGTGTCGAGTGTACTGAGTGTTGAGTGTTAGTACATAGTATACAGTAGTATATAGTGGCTTCTTCCGATCAGCCTAGGTACTAGTGGTTGTGGGTACCTTATTCAAACTAATACCCCCCCGCCCCACTAAATCCCAGGGGGGAGGAGGATCCTCCTCGAAGCTTCGAAACGCATTAACTAGAAACACTGGGTTGGTTGTTTGATCGTTTCTTCATATTTCAGATATCATATTGGgttcttgttttgtttttgtttgggtgGTTTATAACGCTGATAGTTCATAAGCAGAAAGTTGTGGTGGTAGTGGTTAAGTTATGTAAATTCGCATTAAACAATTTGAGTGAATGAACTTAGTGTTTCTCTGTTATTAGCCTAACTCTCGATAACTTGCAATAATATTGATAACTCATAACTGATAATCGTAATTGATATTGAAATTGAAACTGCGTAACGAACGATATAGATAGATATGCATAACGATAAATATTGTGTTGATAGAAGGATAAATAATTGGCTCTCAGTTAAATGTCCCTAACAATAGTTTGCTATAGGTTTGCCTCTCTCTCTCCTGGTCCTGCGAGATTTAACGAACATCAAAAACATTAAACTCACAAAACTGGCTAAAAATTCATATTCAAATTCATATTCATATTCATAACGGTTCATATTCATAATCgtattcaaattcaaattcaactCGTGGGTCCAGAGCTAACGAATCCAGCCTGACTACCCATCAACATCATCTTTTCATCGTCCTCCCTATATCATCACATCCTCTTTCCGATCTCGATCTCGATCTGTTTTTCATCTCTCTCTGAGGTTCTTCAGCGGTATAAAAATAGACACGGCTTGGTTgttgtttttaagtttttttgttgattttataggtgttttaaataaaatagatagcatttgttttataaattttacgTGTAAAATTTAACAGTAAATCAACTAGAAAACTAACGCGTCAGTTCTTGCCGTGACAGTGAACGTGATCGTAAGTATCCCTAACTATGATGGACAGATACATGGTAAATGGTTCTGATCGCTACCAAAGTGTTGCTGAAGAAGTTCATTTTCAGTTCTGATCGGGTGTTGTTGATCTTTGTTGGTGGTGTTGTTTTTGGTACTTGGTTCTTGGTGATGGTTAACAAAAAAGAGATTACAAGATACTGAGAATCTACATATGTAAACGAGCGTTTCTTTTAATTACGTTTATTATTACTGATTTGACTGATTGATTTTTAACGTTCTGATTCTGGCTGTATGGATGCTGAGTTAGAAGTTAGGATGTGATCGGTGGTTGCCTTAGGcggcctcctcctcctcctcttcaCCCTTGCCGGTGAGCATCTCGATCAGGGAGGCGGTATCGATCTGGTTCTTGTCGTCGATCACCATCTGATCGTAGGCATCATCGACCTCCTTCATGGTGAACTTGTCACCGAAGTTCATGAGCATTTCGCGGAATTTGTCACCGTCGATGAGACCATCGTTATCGAATGTTTTGAAGGCAGCAATAACAACATCGTCTTCATCGTTGGCACCGGAGGTGGCCATGCGGTTGGCGAACAGGGTCAGCAACTGGGTGAAGTTGATCGGACCCGAGGCCTCGCCCAGCATGGCGTCCAACTCCTTGTCGTTGGCGATCTTGCCGACGGAGTCGAAGGCAGCGCGCAGATCGTTCTTGCCAATAATACCGTCCTTGTCGGCATCCATTAGTTGGAAGGCCTAATCGATCCAATCGATCCAATTCCGAACAGAAACAGAGAGATAGAGAGAAAGAAAGAGCGGGTTGGTGACTTGGTATTTTGACAAGTATGGATGGTATATAgatggtatggtatgggaTGGTGGGATGATCGGATGGGCTTGGAGTGATATGAAGTTGGGTGTGCCGAAACTCACCTCCTTGAACTCGGCGATCTGCTTCTGGGAGAACACAGAGAAGACCGAAGAGCCAGCGCGCTTCGACTTCTTGGAGCCGCGGGATCCGCCCGACGCTCTCTTCGAACCAGTGGCAGATGCGGCCGGGGCAGGAGTGGCAGCTGGTGCCGGGGTTGCTGCCTCGGATGCGGCCTCAGAAGCGGTTTCGGAAGTACCACCCTCTTCCTTGGTCTTCTTCTTCTTAACCTTCTTCTTCTCATCGGCCTGCGGGAATAAAGAAGGGGTTTCATTAGTAAGGGGCTCGGCAGGGTAAGGATACACGTAAACAGGTCGGTCCTATGGTCAGCATTTAGAGATCTTCCACTGAGATTCACAACTTAAAAGTTCTAGATCTGAAGGATCTATTCATTTATAGTGATTGAAAAACCTAACATTAGAACTACTTCATTTGAAAGTTATCCaatagaaatattttcaattcgaGGAAGCTCTTAGGAAGTGAGCAGGAAACTTATCCAGTTTGAAGGATCTACCATCAGAATTACTTAAGTTAAAAGTTATCCATTAGGAAGTTTTCCATTTAGAGGAATCTTTGAGGCCTGAATTATGTATCTGGGGCGAAAAGTTTTCCACTTGACTATAAATAACCGGACGCATATTACGTAAGCTTTCCGCCGTGCGCCACTTGCCGTCTTGCTCGCTCCCCGACGAGGATATCGGATTACGTTACTGACGCATAACACTTGGATTCCGATCGATCCATTTATAGAATCGTCTGCACTATTCTCACTATTCGAAAAGGTGAGTTGGGGTCACCATTGTAGTTCGAGTTCACTTCATATTTCGTATCTTCTTAGTATTTCTCAAATGCAAATGATTCACTGATGCACTGATTGGCATTATCCTTGCTGCATATATCCAGGCACTGGGATCCAGTTCGGTATAGTTCAGTATAGTTCAGTTCGGGTGATATATTCCGGGACGTATCCTTACCATGGTGCTAAACTTTGATGTGTTGTCTAATCGAGTCGAGCCGTCAGAGCACACTGAATCTCTGGCTGATTTTATCGCGAAGACAATGATGTTTTAAGAGCTCGGAGGAGCTCTGCTTCTTCCAACCATTGGGGCCGTTCGTTGGGGGTTCGGCAAACTTTGGGCATCTTCGGGTGGCATTCGACATTcgctgtatctgtatctgcaatATTCGTGCTGCCTTTTTTAGTATCTGCAAGGCGAGGTCCGCCCAGGCGATCGGCGGGGTGTTGGCGGCTATATCCATATAGATATAGCTATAGCTATGGCATGGCCTATGGTATACTGGTATCCGAGTTGTTTACTCATCGGGCGCTGCTCTAATCAAAAATCTAATTTTAAAAGGCGGAGAAAATGCTTCGGCTTTGGCTTTTGGGCACCAGAAGCCTATACATATGTTCGGAATTTATTTCGGTGCTTTCGATTCGGATTCGTATTGGTTCGTATTTTGGCTGGCTCTCTGTTGTGGATACATTTCCCCATCTTcagattttgttttgttttcttttattttgctcTGCTCGGGTCGGCCCATCTCTTTTCTAGAGGCCACCCTCCCAAAGGTGTCCTCTTGCGCTGAAATCACCTACATTTCCCTTGGCATCGGGCGGCATACATACGTATAGCCAACATATAGCATATGTCTAAATGTCTATTCACGCCTATATACTCGATGTTTTGCCTTGCCCACATTTCTTTTTCTGTTTTTCAAAATGCCCCGTACATTGTGCAATATGAACAGAGCGTCGAGAATTCCAAATCTATAGATCTGTTATGGTATGTACGCTGAGATCGGGCGGATTTCGTGTCGCATAAATATCCAACGAACCCGATATTGGACCAGAGTTATTTCGGCAACAAATGTGGAATAAACATCTGACTTTATCTATATGC
This genomic interval carries:
- the LOC119545821 gene encoding myosin regulatory light chain 2, with amino-acid sequence MADEKKKVKKKKTKEEGGTSETASEAASEAATPAPAATPAPAASATGSKRASGGSRGSKKSKRAGSSVFSVFSQKQIAEFKEAFQLMDADKDGIIGKNDLRAAFDSVGKIANDKELDAMLGEASGPINFTQLLTLFANRMATSGANDEDDVVIAAFKTFDNDGLIDGDKFREMLMNFGDKFTMKEVDDAYDQMVIDDKNQIDTASLIEMLTGKGEEEEEEAA
- the LOC119559235 gene encoding uncharacterized protein LOC119559235 isoform X1, with the protein product MQLILVATLLSVALGSCSASIAGPFIFWGHSRVSGLQSQALVDSNSRELPLTQLFTEAKAIVVFVRNSTNRLEGTKYPRFQNLVKSGAWTYLPQRSLAAEPFGLNANIEVVSLSGHGEEDDSEILSAYNEALNTYGRGEVLGILASREEEAHFLAKRQAAPAAEEEEKEKEKEKDKEKEKEKPKAAEGGEETEASFIYVAEGNKAVLSLNGPLELRLTNDSLKLEEHIKQITFDDQRAKGYGRLSITFMHSGEKCTLRFKFSLIRGSWTLKNVEVEYRELKSVLVARGDEYTLPNAPLGFSYRCSAENVHFLNPAKNETIQGLILSDFQVQPWLNGRQEYGEVYDCVGFVSAPILAGLFVVTLLLGILGLGISAMLSMHTPNRFESSRSKQLTFTIQE
- the LOC119559235 gene encoding uncharacterized protein LOC119559235 isoform X2, which encodes MQLILVATLLSVALGSCSASIAGPFIFWGHSRVSGLQSQALVDSNSRELPLTQLFTEAKAIVVFVRNSTNRLEGTKYPRFQNLVKSGAWTYLPQRSLAAEPFGLNANIEVVSLSGHGEEDDSEILSAYNEALNTYGRGEVLGILASREEEAHFLAKRQAAPAAEEEEKEKEKEKDKEKEKEKPKAAEGGEETEASFIYVAEGNKAVLSLNGPLELRLTNDSLKLEEHIKQITFDDQRAKGYGRLSITFMHSGEKCTLRFKFSLIRGSWTLKNVEVEYRELKSVLVARGDEYTLPNAPLGFSYRCSAENVHFLNPAKNETIQGLILSDFQVQPWLNGRQEYGEVYDCVGFVSAPILAGLFVVTLLLGILGLGISAMLSMHTPNRFESSRSKQSPTAMFIQITYVAFKPLALFTLAIELFLIHLLFVLIVLYVYVLWYY
- the LOC119559224 gene encoding uncharacterized protein LOC119559224, yielding MRDCHIHFKSTLLRNLVIPGGKTRTMAKAGHLLWITSVCWIASWISGADAQHLIAYISQRGLHGEITFRQMNATTVEIKANLEATLQYPDQVWSWAVRRFPVDYSNTDPEERCELSRLGSQVLSFDEDLEYLVLPGNETSTWERNMQLIGDRGIWGKSLVLTEVNSNFRICATITTIQSSVEHMAEARFNTPVAGSVHLRWLAPAEGAVGDTLIYSDLYHIREQPPALEEDKSQAGPFTQHHWKIFVTDIFKHDHHRTEDNCNFLQLVFDPQGGGAGKGIGDLDARLGRIGVAKNALRSPQRSVFRDAQLALLPSDLTIPHRTLYLVLFDNQHPDSYLACTKIRHVQPLTYKTFINSGGVKGEVTFTQRSKFDPTFLNFTLGAPLSQRVSRKFAEDVAAFRIHSLPPVPQRMGHEDYCWTTGEMHNPRNINDNIPPPGYGTQEQYPLGDLSGKLQGRNKGYFHQYVLPGTSSELNGLYWDVFLPLQGRHSIDQRSLVIYTFNRTDVSKITQMIWGCSSLGQYQRNGIYQQNMVTAQVLFRYPVVGRVIFRQPAEQPWQDTTVLFEYLIQADGSTQNTTHDHRWAIHSNAPGKDFYDWQQRCISAGPVFNPFRVDWGNRSVDDLCQPSLPSMCRMGAMDARSGTLTIAGGRRVAQKISRRMFVDGNLPLSGRHSILGKSLVIYEDSGPKARGERLACSAVIGHFRRKVVAKEWYANGDPLTVSGRVEITQQSEYDVSNVEVQLKGLQDNTGYHIHRTPVEANLAFPCEASTLYGHWNPFEVNPKSSPPSKRGTTDQYEMGDLSGKFGGLEGVTQFEDAYNDTNLPLFGYNSIIGRSVVIQKKQKNARWACSTLERGYSPSEARELRAIASFHHPTGYAYGYIKMTQLIHNDGSQSETVIEVKLRHPGKNDRNSTRNHNWQIFVNPVGVDAAVKPTNTRCVAGGYVWNPYYTQLADPLNLDLYEQECSPDNPLRCYVGDVGARLGTIDLGGERVVLTDSNFPLEAPVGAIGRSIVIFGPDNSHERFACANIEPDHNVIKYINLQKPPRFVVAQFLEELRTVMGIPEWMLDVDARKTKELHGGACIQMIIHFKGPLAHRLELDMSRLIAAGRLDAPSLFIPGYVNQKRKSTISYRTCGVRDTNEKRTKNFRGSFYSKSSAPAEPKPFVLAFVVIGLALRFL